A genomic region of Pseudomonas sp. MPC6 contains the following coding sequences:
- a CDS encoding GlxA family transcriptional regulator, with product MTCVAFVVFEGFQSMALAAMPVFEYANFSAGEALYDVSVLSEHGRALRASGGLSVGTEAFDERVFDTVIVVGGDAILQQAPEGVLDYLRASVKTARRTASICSGAFVLAQAGLLDGRRATTHWAYARELQARFPSIKVEEDRIYVIDGSIWTSAGMTAGIDLALAMVEKDHGADLARAVAQKLVMYHRRAGGQSQHSALLELEPKSDRIQTVLGYAREHLAEALSVEHLADVARLSPRQFSRAFRAETGQSPAKAIENLRLEAARQLLERGRLNLDQIAVETGFSDRRRMREAFLRAFGQPPQVIRRNARTDNAA from the coding sequence ATGACTTGCGTGGCGTTTGTCGTTTTTGAAGGTTTCCAGTCCATGGCGCTGGCGGCCATGCCGGTGTTCGAATACGCCAACTTCAGCGCCGGCGAAGCACTTTATGACGTCAGTGTGTTGTCGGAGCACGGCCGCGCGTTGCGCGCCTCCGGTGGTCTGAGTGTCGGCACCGAGGCGTTCGACGAGCGGGTGTTCGATACGGTGATCGTGGTCGGCGGCGATGCCATCCTCCAGCAGGCGCCCGAAGGTGTGCTCGATTACCTGCGCGCCAGCGTCAAGACCGCACGCCGCACGGCATCGATCTGCTCCGGCGCCTTTGTCCTGGCCCAGGCCGGTTTGCTGGATGGTCGACGGGCCACCACGCACTGGGCGTACGCTCGGGAACTGCAGGCACGGTTCCCGTCGATCAAGGTCGAAGAAGACCGCATCTATGTCATCGACGGTTCGATCTGGACCTCTGCCGGAATGACCGCCGGCATCGACCTGGCGCTGGCCATGGTGGAAAAGGATCATGGCGCCGACCTGGCCCGTGCCGTGGCGCAGAAGCTGGTGATGTACCACCGCCGTGCAGGCGGTCAGTCGCAGCACTCGGCGCTGCTGGAACTGGAACCGAAATCCGACCGTATCCAGACCGTGCTTGGTTATGCCCGGGAACACCTCGCCGAGGCCTTGTCGGTGGAACACCTGGCGGATGTGGCGCGCCTCAGCCCTCGGCAATTCAGCCGGGCCTTTCGTGCCGAGACCGGCCAGTCGCCGGCCAAGGCCATCGAGAACCTGCGCTTGGAAGCCGCTCGCCAATTGCTCGAACGCGGACGACTGAACCTCGATCAGATCGCCGTCGAGACCGGCTTCAGCGACCGTCGGCGCATGCGCGAAGCGTTCCTTCGGGCGTTCGGCCAGCCGCCACAGGTGATCCGGCGCAATGCCCGGACGGACAACGCGGCGTAG
- a CDS encoding isoprenylcysteine carboxylmethyltransferase family protein encodes MKISARLAFFALAATLAYLGLAVWGLGGFAAFFSHPPLVVVVLATLVMAIASLFTEVNLSSGEREDRANRWVLPAFGVIGVLSGFLPAYTDRIEFWTFGGEGVRWLGALLFIIGGALRLWPVFVLGKRFSGLVAIQPGHSLVTDGIYRHLRNPSYLGMLITAVGWALAFRSGVGLLLAALTMIPLIARIHAEEALLRAQFGHEYEAYCARSWRLIPRIY; translated from the coding sequence ATGAAAATCTCGGCCAGGCTGGCGTTTTTTGCCCTTGCCGCCACCCTCGCCTACCTCGGGCTCGCGGTATGGGGGCTGGGCGGATTTGCGGCGTTTTTTTCCCATCCGCCGCTGGTGGTCGTGGTGTTGGCAACCCTGGTGATGGCGATCGCGTCACTGTTTACCGAGGTCAACCTGAGCTCCGGCGAACGTGAGGACCGGGCCAATCGCTGGGTGCTTCCGGCCTTCGGGGTGATCGGCGTATTGAGCGGTTTTTTGCCGGCCTACACCGACCGGATCGAATTCTGGACCTTCGGTGGCGAGGGGGTTCGCTGGCTCGGCGCCCTGCTGTTCATCATCGGCGGTGCGCTGCGGCTGTGGCCGGTGTTTGTGCTGGGCAAACGCTTCAGTGGGCTGGTGGCGATTCAACCGGGGCATAGCCTGGTCACCGACGGGATCTATCGCCACTTGCGCAACCCCAGTTACCTCGGGATGTTGATCACGGCCGTGGGCTGGGCGCTGGCGTTTCGCTCCGGAGTCGGCCTGTTGCTGGCCGCGCTGACAATGATCCCGCTGATTGCGCGCATCCATGCTGAAGAAGCGCTGTTGCGGGCACAGTTTGGCCATGAATACGAAGCCTATTGCGCCCGTAGCTGGCGGTTGATTCCCAGAATCTACTGA
- a CDS encoding IS110 family transposase encodes MAMSVSRSVVGVDVAKAEVVVYQADTDLLLAVSNDKPSLTKWLKTLPANSAIAIEATNIYHLDTVELAHAMGHTVYVIDGFRLSNYRKGVGGRAKTDASDARLLARYLKNEEEELRPWSPPPKVYTKLQSLLRRRATLVQARVSLTQSWNDEPLLKAAFKQQIAAMGRLDLLIQKKLLDVVKEAGLLEQVKRCQAVEGVGFLTATALTMAFQRGDFASGDAYIAFLGMDLRVSDSGQMNGRRKLTKKGDSEIRRLLHNAAMAASRSKTWKPFYERYLERGLKTTQVLVILARKLARVAFALMKNQSEYQPNPVFGASPQT; translated from the coding sequence GTGGCAATGAGTGTCTCGCGTTCTGTAGTCGGAGTGGATGTCGCCAAGGCCGAAGTGGTGGTCTATCAGGCCGACACGGATCTGCTGTTGGCCGTGTCAAACGATAAACCGTCTCTTACAAAGTGGCTGAAAACGTTACCTGCAAACAGCGCCATCGCTATTGAAGCCACCAATATCTATCACCTGGATACGGTTGAGCTGGCTCATGCAATGGGACATACCGTCTATGTCATCGACGGCTTCCGTTTGAGTAATTACCGCAAAGGAGTGGGTGGCCGCGCCAAAACAGATGCCAGCGACGCCCGTTTACTGGCGCGTTACTTGAAGAACGAAGAGGAAGAGCTACGTCCTTGGAGCCCGCCGCCGAAGGTCTATACCAAGCTTCAAAGCCTGCTTCGAAGACGAGCGACATTGGTCCAGGCGCGTGTCAGTTTGACTCAAAGCTGGAACGACGAACCGCTGCTGAAAGCGGCATTCAAACAACAGATCGCTGCCATGGGCCGATTGGATTTACTCATCCAGAAGAAGCTGTTGGACGTCGTAAAAGAGGCGGGTCTGCTCGAGCAAGTCAAACGCTGCCAGGCCGTAGAGGGGGTCGGTTTTCTTACCGCCACCGCACTGACGATGGCATTTCAACGCGGCGATTTCGCCAGTGGTGACGCCTATATCGCGTTTCTTGGAATGGATTTGAGAGTCTCTGATTCGGGGCAGATGAACGGACGTCGAAAGCTGACCAAGAAAGGTGACTCAGAGATACGGCGCCTGCTGCATAACGCGGCGATGGCTGCCAGTCGCTCAAAGACCTGGAAGCCGTTTTACGAACGCTATCTGGAGCGGGGATTAAAGACGACTCAAGTGCTGGTCATCCTGGCTCGCAAGCTGGCACGGGTGGCATTCGCCCTGATGAAGAACCAGAGCGAATATCAGCCAAATCCAGTTTTTGGGGCTTCCCCCCAAACATAG
- a CDS encoding HAD-IA family hydrolase, translated as MPVHNCVFNTPYRAFLFDMDGTVLNSIAAAERIWAAWALRHGVDVESFLPTIHGARAIDTINRLALPGVDAEAEAAFITEAEIEDVEGIVEVASAANFLKSLPARQWAIVTSAPKALARRRMAAAGIPEPEVMVTAEDVSAGKPDPAGYRLAATRLGVEVSECLVFEDAAVGILAAEAAGADLVVMTSTHIHPIETAHATLVSYDRVTAVVGSDGQLRLHTL; from the coding sequence TTGCCTGTTCACAATTGCGTCTTCAACACCCCGTACCGCGCTTTTCTATTCGACATGGATGGCACCGTCCTCAACTCCATTGCCGCCGCCGAGCGGATCTGGGCCGCCTGGGCCTTGCGCCACGGGGTCGATGTCGAGTCTTTCCTGCCGACCATCCATGGCGCCCGCGCCATCGACACCATCAATCGTCTGGCGCTGCCCGGGGTGGATGCCGAGGCTGAAGCGGCATTTATCACCGAGGCCGAGATCGAGGATGTCGAGGGGATTGTCGAGGTGGCCAGTGCGGCGAACTTCCTCAAATCCTTGCCGGCCAGGCAATGGGCCATCGTCACCTCTGCACCCAAGGCGCTGGCGCGGCGACGGATGGCGGCGGCGGGGATACCGGAGCCTGAGGTGATGGTGACCGCTGAAGACGTCAGCGCTGGCAAACCTGATCCTGCGGGTTACCGACTGGCTGCTACGCGGCTGGGCGTCGAGGTGAGCGAGTGCCTGGTCTTCGAAGATGCGGCGGTGGGGATACTCGCGGCCGAGGCGGCGGGGGCGGACCTCGTGGTCATGACATCGACTCACATTCACCCGATCGAGACGGCGCATGCGACGCTGGTCAGTTATGACAGGGTGACCGCAGTAGTGGGTTCCGACGGCCAGCTGCGTCTTCACACCCTCTAA
- a CDS encoding response regulator translates to MSPVSTAGEPLPGGLILVVEDDPLILEFLCEILQEEGFVVEPQASADAASAYLEGHFNEVRLLLTDITMPGKLNGADLANQFGDRWPDKPIMIMSGFETPESSGVRHPVSFIKKPWALGQLIDCVQSALDSRRTL, encoded by the coding sequence ATGAGTCCAGTATCGACAGCGGGCGAACCGCTTCCTGGCGGGTTGATTCTTGTGGTCGAGGACGACCCGCTGATCCTGGAGTTTCTCTGCGAAATTCTTCAGGAGGAAGGGTTTGTGGTTGAGCCGCAAGCCAGTGCAGACGCCGCATCAGCCTATCTGGAAGGTCATTTCAATGAAGTCCGGCTATTGCTGACGGACATCACCATGCCCGGCAAGCTCAATGGCGCGGACCTGGCCAACCAGTTCGGCGATCGCTGGCCGGACAAGCCGATCATGATCATGTCCGGCTTCGAAACCCCGGAAAGCTCCGGCGTCCGGCACCCGGTGTCGTTCATCAAGAAGCCCTGGGCGCTCGGGCAATTGATCGATTGTGTGCAAAGTGCCCTGGATTCACGCAGGACCCTGTAG
- a CDS encoding pentapeptide MXKDX repeat protein, producing MKVLTTAVLSMCLAMGAASVFAADAMNNDSMSKDSMSKDAMKKDAMNKDAMKKDAMSKDSMKKDEMSKDSMGKDAMKKDAMSKDAMKKDQMAQ from the coding sequence ATGAAAGTGTTAACCACCGCCGTACTGTCGATGTGCCTGGCCATGGGCGCTGCCAGCGTGTTTGCCGCCGATGCCATGAACAACGACAGCATGAGTAAGGATTCGATGTCCAAGGACGCCATGAAAAAGGATGCCATGAACAAAGACGCTATGAAAAAAGACGCCATGTCCAAGGACTCAATGAAAAAAGACGAGATGTCCAAGGATTCCATGGGCAAGGACGCCATGAAAAAAGATGCCATGTCCAAGGACGCCATGAAGAAGGACCAGATGGCACAGTAA
- a CDS encoding molybdopterin-dependent oxidoreductase — MKKHIEGSALDESSILTDARKIIAPQIEDRSRRSFLMRGLTLGGVAMLSGCNLTDNDSVETALSSMSRFNDRVQGWLFNPNAMAPTYPESMITRPFPFNAFYGIDEAPTVAEEGYRLEVTGLVADKRSWRLEELRAMAQTDQITRHICVEGWSAIGRWGGVRFSDFLKRVGADTDARYVGFKCADDYYTSIDMATALHAQTLLALTYDGAVLPREYGFPMKLRMPTKLGYKNPKHIQAIFVSNTYSGGYWEDQGYNWFGGS, encoded by the coding sequence ATGAAAAAGCACATCGAAGGCTCGGCGCTGGACGAGTCGTCCATCCTGACCGACGCCCGGAAAATCATTGCACCGCAGATCGAGGATCGTTCCCGTCGCAGCTTCCTGATGCGCGGCCTGACCCTCGGAGGCGTGGCCATGTTGTCCGGCTGCAACCTGACCGACAACGACAGCGTCGAGACCGCGCTGTCCTCCATGTCGCGGTTCAACGATCGGGTGCAGGGCTGGCTGTTCAACCCCAACGCAATGGCGCCGACTTATCCTGAGTCGATGATCACCCGGCCGTTTCCTTTCAATGCCTTCTACGGCATCGATGAGGCACCGACGGTGGCGGAAGAGGGTTACCGCCTGGAAGTGACCGGGCTGGTGGCCGACAAGCGCAGCTGGCGCCTTGAAGAGCTGCGCGCCATGGCGCAGACCGATCAGATCACCCGACACATTTGCGTCGAAGGCTGGAGCGCGATCGGGCGCTGGGGCGGCGTGCGGTTCAGCGATTTCCTGAAGCGGGTCGGTGCCGACACCGATGCCAGATATGTCGGCTTCAAATGCGCGGACGACTATTACACCAGCATCGACATGGCCACCGCGCTGCATGCGCAAACCCTGTTGGCGCTGACCTATGACGGCGCGGTACTGCCTCGCGAGTACGGCTTCCCGATGAAGCTGCGCATGCCCACCAAGCTGGGCTACAAGAACCCCAAACACATCCAGGCGATATTCGTCAGCAACACCTACAGCGGCGGCTACTGGGAAGACCAGGGCTACAACTGGTTCGGTGGCAGCTGA
- a CDS encoding cytochrome b/b6 domain-containing protein codes for MSSLPASSHPRWLRLTHWLNALAVLVMVTSGWRIYNASPLYDFSFPASITLGGWLGGALQWHFAAMWFLAINGLVYLIINLFSGRLKRRFFPVSAHGVLHDLWAALRGRLAHADPTHYNQVQRVAYLFVMVDIALLVISGLVLWKSVQFPLLRELLGGYEGARHVHFIAMALLVAFVAVHLLMVALVPKTLWAMIVGRKEPV; via the coding sequence ATGTCCTCGCTACCTGCTTCATCCCATCCTCGCTGGCTACGCCTGACCCATTGGCTCAATGCGCTGGCGGTGCTGGTCATGGTCACCAGCGGGTGGCGGATCTATAACGCGTCGCCGCTTTACGATTTCAGTTTTCCCGCTTCGATCACCCTGGGCGGCTGGCTCGGCGGCGCGTTGCAATGGCACTTTGCGGCGATGTGGTTTCTTGCCATCAACGGTCTTGTCTACCTGATCATCAACCTCTTCAGTGGTCGGCTGAAACGGCGCTTTTTCCCCGTCTCGGCCCACGGCGTCCTGCATGACCTGTGGGCAGCGTTGCGCGGGCGATTGGCGCATGCCGACCCGACTCATTACAACCAGGTGCAACGGGTGGCGTATCTGTTCGTGATGGTCGACATCGCGCTGCTGGTGATCTCCGGGCTGGTGCTGTGGAAGTCCGTGCAATTCCCGCTCCTGCGTGAGTTGCTGGGCGGATACGAAGGCGCGCGGCATGTGCATTTCATTGCGATGGCGTTGTTGGTGGCATTCGTCGCGGTGCATCTGTTGATGGTCGCGCTGGTACCCAAAACGTTGTGGGCCATGATTGTCGGTCGCAAGGAACCCGTATGA
- a CDS encoding class I SAM-dependent methyltransferase → MNSDALSILHDHLLKALAAAPEETRRLFHGRGRCWPGLEQLTVDWLQGVVLVSLFKEPEAAQLEALKQRLLELTQSPEWATCGAHTLALQHRYLLQSTTEWLLGEAIEDMTITEGGLRYRVDLGRKQNTGLFLDMRYGRDWVRANAQGKRVLNLFAYTCGFSVAAIEGGATHVVNLDMSSPALSRGRDNHRLNGHDLGQVTFLGHDLFKSWGKVIGKGPYDLVIIDPPSFQKGSFLLTKDYQRVLRRLPELLSAQGTVLACMNDPAFGADFLIEGVMREAPSLRFEQRLENPPEFPDADVECGLKALVFRLGD, encoded by the coding sequence ATGAACTCTGACGCGCTCTCCATCCTCCACGATCATTTGCTCAAAGCCCTGGCAGCCGCCCCGGAAGAAACCCGCCGGCTGTTCCACGGCCGTGGTCGTTGCTGGCCGGGGCTGGAACAATTGACGGTGGACTGGTTGCAGGGTGTGGTGCTGGTGTCGCTGTTCAAAGAACCCGAAGCGGCGCAACTGGAGGCGTTGAAACAGCGGCTGCTGGAACTCACTCAATCACCTGAGTGGGCGACCTGCGGCGCGCACACCTTGGCGCTGCAACACCGTTACCTGCTGCAAAGCACCACCGAGTGGCTGCTCGGGGAGGCGATCGAGGACATGACCATCACCGAGGGCGGCCTGCGTTATCGCGTCGACCTGGGGCGCAAACAGAACACCGGCCTGTTCCTCGACATGCGCTACGGCCGCGACTGGGTACGGGCCAATGCCCAGGGCAAGCGCGTGTTGAATCTGTTCGCCTACACCTGCGGTTTCTCGGTGGCCGCCATCGAGGGCGGCGCGACCCATGTGGTGAACCTGGACATGTCCAGCCCGGCGCTGAGCCGTGGCCGTGACAATCACCGCCTGAACGGTCATGACCTGGGCCAGGTGACGTTTCTGGGCCACGACCTGTTCAAGTCCTGGGGCAAGGTGATCGGCAAGGGGCCGTACGACCTGGTGATCATCGATCCGCCGTCCTTTCAGAAAGGCAGTTTCTTGCTGACCAAGGACTACCAGCGGGTGTTGCGTCGCCTGCCGGAGTTGCTCAGTGCCCAGGGTACGGTGCTGGCCTGCATGAACGACCCGGCGTTCGGCGCGGATTTCCTGATCGAGGGCGTGATGCGTGAAGCGCCGAGCCTGCGGTTCGAGCAACGGCTGGAGAATCCGCCGGAGTTTCCGGATGCGGATGTCGAGTGCGGGTTGAAGGCGTTGGTGTTCCGGCTGGGGGATTGA
- a CDS encoding GNAT family N-acetyltransferase: MPQITHYQAPCPEPVNSQILQMVVDYLTDISMVAIPPSNLLYNLYQYAIGYEVHLYLEALNGAKGIAVELLVATDDDDPEKVVGFLLYLPVKDDPEACGVAYMAVQAGYRRQGIARRMLREMVGRYPHAELTCAVAKVPYFESMGFQVVGVRGTQVLMNTRDHGSEGLMGLLDVASIYSSLEVRQIHTYLLQKHGKRAMLDAEKQRDRHLDQMTRKAHECVRQRLG; encoded by the coding sequence ATGCCCCAGATCACCCATTACCAAGCCCCATGCCCAGAGCCGGTCAACAGCCAGATCCTGCAGATGGTCGTCGACTACCTGACCGACATCAGCATGGTCGCGATCCCGCCGAGCAACCTGTTGTACAACCTGTATCAGTACGCGATCGGCTATGAGGTTCATCTCTATCTGGAGGCCTTGAACGGGGCGAAAGGGATTGCCGTGGAGTTGCTGGTCGCGACGGACGATGACGACCCGGAAAAAGTTGTCGGCTTTTTGCTGTACCTGCCGGTCAAGGACGATCCCGAGGCGTGCGGCGTGGCGTACATGGCGGTGCAGGCCGGTTATCGGCGTCAAGGCATTGCCCGGCGGATGCTGCGGGAAATGGTCGGCCGTTATCCCCATGCCGAACTCACCTGCGCTGTGGCCAAGGTGCCTTATTTCGAGTCGATGGGCTTCCAGGTGGTGGGCGTGCGCGGGACTCAGGTGCTGATGAACACCCGCGACCATGGCAGTGAAGGCTTGATGGGGCTGTTGGATGTGGCCTCGATCTACAGCTCGCTGGAGGTGCGGCAGATTCATACCTATCTGCTGCAAAAACACGGCAAGCGGGCGATGCTCGATGCGGAAAAGCAGCGGGATCGGCATCTGGACCAGATGACGCGCAAGGCGCATGAGTGTGTGCGCCAGCGGCTGGGGTAA
- a CDS encoding RHS repeat-associated core domain-containing protein: MSANRTILLCRYHYDPLDRLVASTPLTQANTQRFYKKDRMTTEVQGEVRRSIMQHDDQLLAQHEHQIGTVETRLLATDQQRTVLNTLDTVQHNPLVYTAYGHRPPESGLLSLLGFNGERPDSLTGYYLLGNGYRAFNPVLMRFNSPDSWSPFGAGGVNSYAYCSGDPVNRNDPSGHVGKLLWAAMRNNLKFLVGQGEQKTRLVRQSTKFLKQSTANSAVKRTAADAFQSLIKEVPIQKVAPTPRALTWASPPTRPQINQTSIVNQPMAPVNAAGQVQANPGSSIPTAPTAQNMDLASGVQIAHTIEILASNGLSRAQVLALLTQNVRAIPSTSSTIRAPRAPMRGPQHLQPF, encoded by the coding sequence ATGTCTGCGAACCGTACAATCCTGCTCTGCCGCTATCATTACGATCCGCTGGATCGACTGGTTGCAAGCACACCCCTGACACAAGCCAATACTCAGCGCTTCTACAAGAAAGATCGCATGACCACCGAAGTACAGGGCGAGGTACGGCGCTCAATCATGCAGCACGACGATCAACTGCTGGCGCAGCATGAGCACCAGATCGGTACCGTGGAAACGCGCCTGCTCGCCACCGACCAACAACGCACGGTGTTGAATACGCTCGACACGGTTCAGCACAATCCTCTTGTCTATACAGCCTACGGACATCGCCCGCCCGAGAGCGGCTTACTCAGCTTGCTCGGCTTCAACGGCGAACGACCGGACTCGCTGACCGGGTATTATTTGTTGGGCAATGGCTATAGGGCGTTTAACCCGGTGTTGATGCGGTTTAACAGTCCGGACAGTTGGAGTCCTTTTGGAGCAGGCGGTGTGAACAGCTATGCCTATTGCTCCGGGGATCCTGTGAACAGAAATGACCCTTCTGGACATGTAGGGAAATTGCTTTGGGCAGCCATGCGCAACAACTTGAAATTCCTGGTCGGTCAGGGTGAGCAAAAAACTCGTCTTGTTCGTCAATCGACAAAGTTCCTTAAACAAAGCACAGCGAACAGTGCAGTAAAGCGTACAGCTGCGGATGCTTTTCAGAGCTTAATAAAAGAGGTGCCCATACAAAAAGTCGCTCCAACCCCACGGGCGCTTACCTGGGCCTCGCCACCCACACGCCCTCAAATCAACCAGACTTCCATTGTCAACCAACCGATGGCGCCAGTGAATGCTGCAGGCCAAGTGCAAGCTAATCCCGGTAGCTCTATTCCCACGGCGCCCACGGCGCAAAACATGGACCTCGCATCTGGAGTGCAAATAGCTCATACCATAGAAATTTTAGCGAGCAACGGCTTATCTCGAGCGCAAGTACTTGCGCTATTAACGCAAAATGTGAGAGCGATTCCTTCGACGTCTAGCACAATAAGAGCACCGAGAGCCCCCATGCGCGGACCTCAGCACCTTCAGCCTTTCTGA
- a CDS encoding alpha/beta hydrolase → MAKPTRRPQPLILIRGFGGLNVEDEKKATYQGFNDGTVYPQKRGENYIYEGFILRFLKSSWQYQDATNVVGYYGENVGATAPAIPAELKTLDLDFFSKGKLIIDPAMALHLVRTANDPNRTLWVFRYYDLNDRKMVAYGAALLRLIDFIRALAKLKNPAQPEPMVNIIAHSMGGLLVRQAIQQTIPDAKRKPADLINKVVTLGTPHQGIAFQVLKKWVGTEAQQEIEHFNPNTQKDPNIPTSFTQFGKHFPLDRLLTVVGTNYKSYDVGSASLGNRLFSVADEFGMNYNRSDGLVKQSFAQIPGAPRTFVHKCHGGFDSLVTARESFEIATRFFFGNVKVRLRMIEGEVLRGMDMFGKSEFFFGVSIKPRGVDFELFHQGADSENCYGPFTKTSLTDPAVEFGWAGPDRLIWEGYLNTTPILEDASISKKDMVMRVDFYVGERDLFGVGFSDNVIFRKQYYIRGLLLPPYTMFIHDGEQFAAPGYVDDPKTLMKKVAQGWEFDVTGTGFKGRFRIEVEQVPE, encoded by the coding sequence ATGGCTAAACCCACCCGCAGGCCGCAACCCCTGATATTGATCCGCGGGTTCGGCGGGCTCAACGTCGAAGACGAGAAAAAGGCCACCTATCAAGGCTTCAATGACGGCACGGTCTACCCCCAGAAGCGTGGCGAAAACTACATTTATGAAGGGTTCATCCTCAGGTTCTTGAAGTCTTCGTGGCAATATCAGGATGCAACTAATGTCGTCGGCTATTATGGCGAAAATGTCGGTGCGACCGCGCCGGCCATTCCAGCTGAACTGAAGACACTTGATTTGGACTTTTTCAGCAAAGGCAAGTTGATCATCGATCCGGCCATGGCGTTGCACCTGGTACGCACGGCGAATGACCCGAACCGGACATTGTGGGTATTTCGCTACTACGATCTCAATGACCGAAAAATGGTCGCCTACGGTGCTGCACTGCTGCGTCTGATCGACTTTATCCGGGCCCTGGCCAAGCTCAAGAACCCTGCGCAACCTGAGCCCATGGTCAATATCATCGCCCACTCCATGGGCGGTTTATTGGTGAGGCAGGCGATCCAACAGACGATTCCGGACGCTAAACGCAAGCCCGCCGATCTGATCAACAAAGTGGTGACCCTTGGTACTCCCCATCAAGGCATCGCCTTTCAAGTGTTGAAAAAATGGGTCGGGACCGAGGCGCAACAAGAGATCGAACATTTCAATCCGAACACTCAAAAAGACCCGAATATCCCCACGTCATTTACCCAATTTGGCAAGCATTTCCCGTTGGATCGCCTGCTGACAGTCGTAGGGACCAACTACAAATCCTACGACGTCGGCTCGGCCTCCCTGGGCAATCGGCTGTTTTCGGTGGCCGACGAATTCGGCATGAACTACAACCGCAGCGACGGCCTGGTCAAACAGAGCTTCGCACAGATCCCGGGGGCGCCACGAACCTTCGTGCATAAGTGCCATGGTGGTTTCGACTCGCTGGTGACGGCCAGGGAGTCATTCGAGATCGCCACGCGATTCTTCTTCGGCAACGTGAAGGTCCGTTTGCGGATGATCGAAGGTGAAGTGCTGCGCGGCATGGATATGTTCGGCAAGAGCGAGTTCTTTTTCGGCGTGTCGATCAAACCGCGCGGGGTCGATTTCGAACTGTTCCACCAGGGCGCCGATTCGGAAAACTGTTATGGCCCCTTCACCAAGACCAGCCTGACCGACCCGGCTGTGGAGTTCGGTTGGGCCGGCCCCGACCGGCTGATCTGGGAGGGGTATCTCAACACCACGCCGATACTGGAAGATGCCAGCATCAGCAAAAAGGACATGGTCATGCGCGTGGACTTTTATGTCGGCGAGCGCGATCTGTTTGGCGTGGGTTTTTCCGATAATGTGATTTTCAGAAAGCAGTACTACATTCGCGGATTGCTGCTGCCGCCTTACACCATGTTTATCCATGATGGCGAACAGTTTGCGGCGCCCGGTTATGTCGACGATCCCAAGACGCTGATGAAAAAAGTGGCCCAGGGGTGGGAATTCGATGTGACGGGGACGGGGTTCAAGGGGCGTTTCAGGATCGAGGTTGAGCAGGTGCCTGAGTGA
- a CDS encoding M15 family metallopeptidase has protein sequence MDIQQLICAVQAAVGVEVDGKPGPQTWTAIAQRLIPDQAATLADNSTSDLDPKSKKNIDSLLPPVRPYAIALIQKAKLNGITIKIISGLRTYEEQDALYARGRPDNGPTVTNAKGGQSNHNFGIAFDIGIFEGGKYLGNSPKYKAVGVLAMDLGLEWGGNWKSFKDEPHYQLRPSWASGMTERDMLAALRKRKTDQQKVFV, from the coding sequence ATGGATATCCAACAACTGATCTGTGCCGTTCAAGCCGCTGTCGGCGTAGAAGTTGACGGTAAACCCGGGCCACAAACCTGGACCGCCATTGCCCAACGCCTGATTCCCGATCAAGCCGCCACACTGGCAGATAACTCCACCTCCGACCTGGACCCCAAAAGTAAAAAGAACATCGACTCCTTGCTGCCACCCGTGCGCCCCTATGCCATTGCACTCATACAGAAAGCCAAACTCAATGGCATCACCATCAAGATCATCAGTGGACTAAGGACTTACGAAGAGCAGGACGCGCTTTACGCCAGAGGGCGCCCTGACAATGGCCCGACGGTCACCAATGCCAAAGGTGGCCAGTCCAACCATAACTTCGGCATCGCGTTCGATATCGGTATTTTCGAAGGGGGCAAGTACCTGGGCAATTCACCCAAGTACAAAGCCGTCGGGGTATTGGCGATGGACCTGGGTCTGGAGTGGGGCGGAAACTGGAAAAGCTTCAAGGATGAGCCCCACTATCAACTGCGCCCTTCCTGGGCCAGCGGGATGACCGAAAGGGATATGCTGGCCGCACTCAGAAAACGCAAGACAGACCAGCAGAAAGTCTTTGTCTAG